The following DNA comes from Candidatus Hydrogenedentota bacterium.
ACCGCCGCGCGGCCGGTCGTGCACTTTGACGAGCGGGGTGCGGCTTTTCACGCGCTGGGCTGGGCGCTGGCCACGGGAAAACCGGCGGTGCTCATCTGCACCTCGGGCACCGCGGCGGCCAACTATTGGCCGGCCGTGGTCGAGGCGGCGCAGTCGTGCGTGCCGCTTATCCTGCTGACGGCGGACCGTCCGCCGGAGTTGCTCGCTTGCGGCGCGAATCAGGCCATTGACCAAATCAAGCTTTTTGGCGGTTACGTGCGCTGGCACTGCGGCCTTCCATGCCCGGACTCGCGCGTGCCGCCGGAATCGGTGCTCACCGCGGTGGACCAGGCGTTGTATCGTGCACGGCGCGCGCCCGCCGGGCCGGTGCACCTGAACTGCATGTTCCGCGAACCTCTTGCGCCTGTGTCCGGCGGCGCCGGCCCCGGGTCGTTCGACAAGCGCCTGCGCGCCTGGGCCGAAAGCGGGCTTCCATACACGCGCTGGGAGGAGAACGCCGCGCGATTGGCGGACCGCACGCAAAGCGACGTTCTCGAATTGATGGGTTTCGCGCGGCGGGGCCTGATTGTTGCCGGGCAGCTGCACAAGCCCGATGAAACCGACGCGGTCCGCGCTCTAGCGGACGCGTCCGGCTGGCCCGTGTTCCCCGATATTGCCTCGGGGTTGCGGCTGGGCGCGCAGGGGCGGAATTGCGTCGCGTTCTACGACCTGATGCTGCTCTCGGAGATGTTCCGCGAACGCTTTCGGCCCGATGTGGTCCTGCATCTCGGCGGACCGGTCACATCGCGGCGTTTGCAGGAGCATCTGGCCGCGGTCCGGCCGGAATACGTGCGCATCGCGGACCATCCCGAGCGGCATGACCCGTTGCACCACGTGACGCGGCGCATCGAGATGGACGTTGCCGCGTTCTCGCGGTGGCTTGCCGCCTCGGTTGCCAGATTGCAGGCAAACCCGTGGTCCGCGATGCTCGTCCGCGCGAACGAGGCCGTTTCGGCGGCGACGGCGGCTTGGTCCGCCGCGCAAGAAGGGCTTAGCGAAATCGAAGGGGCGCGGCTTGTTGCGAAGTTGTTGCCGGAAGGGGCGGCGCTCTTCTGCGCCAACAGCATGCCGATCCGCGATTGGGATATGTTCGCGCCATTCGACGGCCCCGCTGCGCGTGTCTTCGCGAACCGGGGCGCGAGCGGCATAGACGGCAACGTTGCGACCGCGGCGGGTCTTGCCAGAGCGTTGGGGCGACCGGTTGTGGCCGTCCTGGGAGACCTGGCGGCTCTGCATGACCTCAATTCGCTTGCTCTGCTCAGAAACCTGAATGCGCCCTGTGTGTTGGTCGTGGTCAATAATGACGGGGGCGGCATCTTCTCCTTTCTGCCCGTGGCGGATTACCCGGACGTTTTCGAACGCTATTTCGCGGCGCCGCATGGCTTGCACTTCCGCGACGCCGCGGCCTTGTTTGGTCTTGGATACTGCAATCCGGCGACGCGGCAGGATTTCGAAGCGGCGTTTCGCGCCGCGTTCGAGGCTGACCGCGCCGTAATTATTGAAATCAAAGCGGAACGTGCCGGAAACGCGCCGTTGCATCGCCAGTTGCAGTCGCAGATTGCCGCCGCGGTCGAAAAAGCCTGCACAGCGGAAGTCTGAGCCCGTTTCGCGCCGCATATCAGGGACCGCAGTCGGGTAAGGGAGGCAAGAGCGTGCGGGTCAGAAGCCAGGACGGTTGGCGTATTTCGGGAGAAGTCCACCACCCGCCTGTAGTCTTCCTTCACGGTTTTATGGGCGATGCCGCGGATTGGGACGACATCGCGTCGGCGTTTTCAGGCGCCTTCCGGTGCCTCTGCGTCGACCTCAACAGAATCGTGGCGGATACCGCGGGAAGGTGCGGCATGGCTGATGTGGGCGCGCGCGTGTTAGGGGGGCTGGACGCATTGGGTATCGGGCGCGCCGCGTGGGTAGGCTATTCGATGGGCGGACGCCTTGCGCTGTATTGCGCGCTGGAATATCCCGGGCGCGTTTCAAGGCTCGTGCTCGAATCGGCGTCGCCCGGGTTACGCGAGGAAGACGACCGGGCGCAGCGGCGGGAACACGACGCGGCGCTTGCGCGACGGCTGGAGGAGGCGGGCGCGTATCCGCGCGGGGAGGAGTATGCTTCCTTCCGGGCCCTTGTCGAGTGGTGGTATGACCAGCCGCTCTTCGCGAGCCTGCAAAACAAACGTGCGTTGCGTGAGCGTATCATCCAGCGGCGCCTTGCGGGCGATCCCCGCGTGTTCGCGCGCGTGATGCGCGCGCTGAGCATAGCGGACCAGCCCGACCTGTGGCCGCTGCTTGCGAAACACCGCATTCCGACGCTGTTGATCGTGGGCGAACAGGACCGGAAATTCCACATGCTGGCCGAGGCAATGGCCGAAGCATGCCCTGCGGTGGGGCTCCAGCCGTTCCCGGAATGCGGCCATAATGTGCACCTGGAAAACCCCGCCGGCTACGCTACTGTCTTGCGAGCGTTTCTGTCCGCGGGTCAGGGGGTGGAGTGTTGACGTTTGCGGGCCGGGACGGCGCGCTGCATGCGGGAACCGCATATTCTCTTATCATTTCGCGCGCGGCGTATGGTATTCTGACGTGGTGATTCCTCCGTGGGCTATGCGCGCAGACAGTGTGACGGTCACGTTGCCCGATGCCGCCCGTGAAGCTTTGTCGCTCCCCATCGGGGACCGCGTTCCGCTGTCGGAGTTGCTCTGGGGCAGCATTGAGCGTGGTGCGGGTTTTGAAATCGTGCAAGCATGGGCGGTCAGGGTTGGGCGGAGATGGTGCGAGAGCAAGGAAGGAAAAGTTCAGTGTCAGCGGGCGGAAGAGGCGATGGGACGGGTCAGAGAACGTCTGAGGCCTTGATTGCCGACGCCCATCCCAGAACGTCCCTGGAATCGTGCGACGCGGCCCGGTTCCAGGAGGGGAGATACGCTGGTCCGGGAAACCGGATGCTTGCTGCTGTTGATGACAGCATGGACGCGCCAGGGCGAAAGCGGGGCCGGGTCCGCGGGAATCGCAGGGAATACGAAGGCGGCCTGTTGCGCGTTCCCCATATCTCGTGGCGCGCCGGAGCGGCCCCAATGCTTGTATGTTCTGGTTTTGGCGCGCACCAGCAGAAACCCGGAGGACCAGGTGCTCCCCGACGCGGAGGACTATGCGAGAAGATGTCGAAAGGCAATTGTAACGTTGGAGATTAGGAAATGACGGTCATTCACTGGGCTGATGCCAAGACATATCAGGAAATCAAGTACCAAAAGGCGGAGGGCATCGCAAAGATCACGATCAACCGCCCGCACCGGCGTAATGCGTTTACACCATTGACGAACGACGAGATCAGCGACGCCCTGCGCGACGCGCGTTTCGACCAGGAGATCGGCGTTGTCGTCCTTACGGGTGCGGGTTCGGAAGCATTCTGTTCGGGCGGGGACCAGTACATTCGGGGAGAGCGCGGCTACGTGGATGACCGCTCCGGCGCGCATCGCCTCAATGTGCTGGACCTGCACCGGCAGATTCGCGCCTGCCCGAANNNNNNNNNNNNNNNNNNNNNNNNNNNNNNNNNNNNNNNNNNNNNNNNNNNNNNNNNNNNNNNNNNNNNNNNNNNNNNNNNNNNNNNNNNNNNNNNNNNNGCGATGAGCCTCGGCGCGGAGTCGCAGCCCGCGGGCTGGAGCGTCTGGTTTCTGGCGGCGCGTCCGAAGACCTTGTTCGCGGGTATCTCGCCCGTGCTCATCGGCGTTGCGATGGCCGCCGCGGACGGTGCGTCCCACATCCCCGCCGCCTTATGTGCGCTGTTCGGCGGCATGCTCATCCAAATCGGGACCAATTACGCCAACGACTACTTCGATTTTGTGAAGGGGACGGATACGGAGGAACGGCTCGGGCCGACGCGCGCGACGCAGGCGGGGCTGGTCACGCCGGCGCAGATAAAGGCCGCCGCCGCGATTACGTTCGGACTCAGCGCCGCGATTGGCCTGTATCTTGTTTATCGCGGCGGTTGGCCCATCGCCGTGATTGGCGTGCTCTCGATTCTCTTCGGGGTGTTATACACCGCCGGGCCGTATCCGCTCGGCTATATCGGTCTTGGCGACGTTTTCGTGCTGGTGTTTTTCGGACCGGTGGCCGTGGGTGGCACGTACTATGTGCAGGCAGTGACCGTAACCCCGGAAGCGCTTTTCGCCGGGCTTGCGCCGGGACTACTCGCAACGGCCATTCTTGCCGTGAACAACCTGCGCGACATCGCGGGCGACCGCAAGGCGGGAAAACGCACGCTCGCGGTGCGGTTCGGGGCCGCGTTTGCCCGTGTCGAATACATCGTTTGCGTACTCGTGGCGTGCTTCCTGACGCCCGCCGGGCTGTGCCTTGGAACCCGCGGCCACTATCCCGCGCTCGTGTCGTGGCTCGCGTTGCTGGTGGCGGCGCCCAACATCAGGAGCGTGCTGCGCGAAGAAGGACAGGTCCTGAACCACACGCTTGCGGGGACCGGCAAATTGACGTTCCTCTTCAGCGTCCTTTTTTCCGTGGGCTGGCTCTTATGAAAATCACGCGAACGTT
Coding sequences within:
- a CDS encoding 2-succinyl-5-enolpyruvyl-6-hydroxy-3-cyclohexene-1-carboxylic-acid synthase; this encodes MFEHAPNINALWSALIVEELVRGGVCAFCLSPGSRSTPLAVAVARNTAARPVVHFDERGAAFHALGWALATGKPAVLICTSGTAAANYWPAVVEAAQSCVPLILLTADRPPELLACGANQAIDQIKLFGGYVRWHCGLPCPDSRVPPESVLTAVDQALYRARRAPAGPVHLNCMFREPLAPVSGGAGPGSFDKRLRAWAESGLPYTRWEENAARLADRTQSDVLELMGFARRGLIVAGQLHKPDETDAVRALADASGWPVFPDIASGLRLGAQGRNCVAFYDLMLLSEMFRERFRPDVVLHLGGPVTSRRLQEHLAAVRPEYVRIADHPERHDPLHHVTRRIEMDVAAFSRWLAASVARLQANPWSAMLVRANEAVSAATAAWSAAQEGLSEIEGARLVAKLLPEGAALFCANSMPIRDWDMFAPFDGPAARVFANRGASGIDGNVATAAGLARALGRPVVAVLGDLAALHDLNSLALLRNLNAPCVLVVVNNDGGGIFSFLPVADYPDVFERYFAAPHGLHFRDAAALFGLGYCNPATRQDFEAAFRAAFEADRAVIIEIKAERAGNAPLHRQLQSQIAAAVEKACTAEV
- a CDS encoding enoyl-CoA hydratase/isomerase family protein, coding for MTVIHWADAKTYQEIKYQKAEGIAKITINRPHRRNAFTPLTNDEISDALRDARFDQEIGVVVLTGAGSEAFCSGGDQYIRGERGYVDDRSGAHRLNVLDLHRQIRACP
- the menH gene encoding 2-succinyl-6-hydroxy-2,4-cyclohexadiene-1-carboxylate synthase, whose translation is MRVRSQDGWRISGEVHHPPVVFLHGFMGDAADWDDIASAFSGAFRCLCVDLNRIVADTAGRCGMADVGARVLGGLDALGIGRAAWVGYSMGGRLALYCALEYPGRVSRLVLESASPGLREEDDRAQRREHDAALARRLEEAGAYPRGEEYASFRALVEWWYDQPLFASLQNKRALRERIIQRRLAGDPRVFARVMRALSIADQPDLWPLLAKHRIPTLLIVGEQDRKFHMLAEAMAEACPAVGLQPFPECGHNVHLENPAGYATVLRAFLSAGQGVEC
- a CDS encoding 1,4-dihydroxy-2-naphthoate polyprenyltransferase, which produces MSLGAESQPAGWSVWFLAARPKTLFAGISPVLIGVAMAAADGASHIPAALCALFGGMLIQIGTNYANDYFDFVKGTDTEERLGPTRATQAGLVTPAQIKAAAAITFGLSAAIGLYLVYRGGWPIAVIGVLSILFGVLYTAGPYPLGYIGLGDVFVLVFFGPVAVGGTYYVQAVTVTPEALFAGLAPGLLATAILAVNNLRDIAGDRKAGKRTLAVRFGAAFARVEYIVCVLVACFLTPAGLCLGTRGHYPALVSWLALLVAAPNIRSVLREEGQVLNHTLAGTGKLTFLFSVLFSVGWLL
- a CDS encoding addiction module protein, with amino-acid sequence MRADSVTVTLPDAAREALSLPIGDRVPLSELLWGSIERGAGFEIVQAWAVRVGRRWCESKEGKVQCQRAEEAMGRVRERLRP